From Primulina tabacum isolate GXHZ01 chromosome 2, ASM2559414v2, whole genome shotgun sequence, one genomic window encodes:
- the LOC142531085 gene encoding putative serine protease EDA2 isoform X2 — protein MKQPAPGTAAASILLLLLKVTVSSIGASSPRLFQHTASKSKNYLTKEEFWFNQTIDHFSPYDRRQFGQRYYEYLDNFRIPDGPIFLKICGESACDGIVNDYLGVLAKKFGAALVSLEHRYYGKSSPFKSLTTENLRYLSSKQALFDLASFRHYYQESLNVKLNRSNMNNPWFVFGVSYAGALSAWFRIKFPHLTCGSLASSAVVLAVYNFTEFDKQIGESAGPECKSVLQEITRLVDQRLGANDKALRTLFGAAEEAYATYVKEYYIKGLGVSVETYDQQHLKETTLTSDSDRLWWFQVCTEVAYFQVAPSNDSIRSTKVDTRYHLDLCKNVFGESIYPDVCATNLCYGGTRIGGSKIIFTNGSQDPWRHASKQTSSPEMPSYIMKCHNCGHGTDMRGCPQSPLVPEGDSKNCSSPDAVNKVRQHIIEHIDLWLSQCQSSGRNLM, from the exons ATGAAGCAACCGGCACCGGGGACAGCGGCGGCATCGATTTTATTGCTGCTTCTAAAGGTAACCGTTTCATCGATCGGTGCGTCTTCCCCTCGTCTTTTTCAGCATACGGCGTCCAAAAGCAAGAATTACTTGACCAAGGAAGAGTTCTGGTTCAATCAAACCATTGATCACTTCTCTCCTTAC GATCGCCGCCAATTCGGACAACGATATTATGAATATCTTGATAACTTTCGGATCCCTGATGGGCCAATATTTTTGAAGATCTGTGGAGAATCAGCTTGCGATGGGATAGTCAATGACTATTTGGGT GTCTTGGCCAAGAAGTTTGGTGCAGCTTTGGTTTCTCTTGAACATCGGTACTATGGAAAGAGTTCGCCTTTTAAATCATTGACCACAGAAAATTTGAGATATCTTTCATCGAAACAAGCACTTTTTGATTTGGCTTCTTTCAGGCACTATTATCAG GAATCTTTAAATGTAAAACTAAATAGATCAAATATGAATAATCCATGGTTCGTCTTTGGTGTATCATATGCTGGAGCGCTGAGTGCATGGTTTCGCATAAAGTTTCCGCACCTTACTTGTGGAAGTCTTGCAAGTTCTGCCGTAGTTCTTGCTGTTTACAACTTTACAGAATTTGATAAGCAG ATCGGTGAATCTGCAGGTCCCGAATGCAAATCTGTGTTGCAAGAAATTACTCGTCTTGTTGATCAGAGGCTTGGAGCTAATGACAAAGCACTAAGGACATTATTCGGAGCAGCGGAG GAAGCATATGCCACATATGTGAAAGAGTACTATATAAAGGGTCTTGGTGTCAGTGTTGAAACATATGATCAACAACATTTGAAGGAAACCACATTAACTAGTGATTCTGATCGATTGTGGTGGTTTCAAGTCTGCACAGAGGTTGCCTATTTTCAGGTTGCACCTTCAAATGATAGTATCAGGTCCACAAAAGTTGATACAAG ATACCACTTGGATCTCTGCAAAAATGTCTTTGGAGAAAGCATCTATCCTGATGTTTGCGCGACAAATTTGTGTTACGGAGGCACTAGAATTGGTG GGTCAAAAATAATCTTTACTAATGGATCGCAAGACCCATGGCGACATGCATCTAAACAAACTTCTTCACCCGAGA TGCCTTCATATATCATGAAATGTCATAACTGTGGCCATGGAACTGACATGCGTGGCTGCCCCCAATCTCCTCTGGTACCTGAAG GTGATTCCAAGAATTGCAGCTCCCCAGACGCTG
- the LOC142531085 gene encoding putative serine protease EDA2 isoform X1, whose translation MKQPAPGTAAASILLLLLKVTVSSIGASSPRLFQHTASKSKNYLTKEEFWFNQTIDHFSPYDRRQFGQRYYEYLDNFRIPDGPIFLKICGESACDGIVNDYLGVLAKKFGAALVSLEHRYYGKSSPFKSLTTENLRYLSSKQALFDLASFRHYYQESLNVKLNRSNMNNPWFVFGVSYAGALSAWFRIKFPHLTCGSLASSAVVLAVYNFTEFDKQIGESAGPECKSVLQEITRLVDQRLGANDKALRTLFGAAELYNEGDFLYFLADAAVTAFQYGNPDKLCIPLIEAKKSGEDLVEAYATYVKEYYIKGLGVSVETYDQQHLKETTLTSDSDRLWWFQVCTEVAYFQVAPSNDSIRSTKVDTRYHLDLCKNVFGESIYPDVCATNLCYGGTRIGGSKIIFTNGSQDPWRHASKQTSSPEMPSYIMKCHNCGHGTDMRGCPQSPLVPEGDSKNCSSPDAVNKVRQHIIEHIDLWLSQCQSSGRNLM comes from the exons ATGAAGCAACCGGCACCGGGGACAGCGGCGGCATCGATTTTATTGCTGCTTCTAAAGGTAACCGTTTCATCGATCGGTGCGTCTTCCCCTCGTCTTTTTCAGCATACGGCGTCCAAAAGCAAGAATTACTTGACCAAGGAAGAGTTCTGGTTCAATCAAACCATTGATCACTTCTCTCCTTAC GATCGCCGCCAATTCGGACAACGATATTATGAATATCTTGATAACTTTCGGATCCCTGATGGGCCAATATTTTTGAAGATCTGTGGAGAATCAGCTTGCGATGGGATAGTCAATGACTATTTGGGT GTCTTGGCCAAGAAGTTTGGTGCAGCTTTGGTTTCTCTTGAACATCGGTACTATGGAAAGAGTTCGCCTTTTAAATCATTGACCACAGAAAATTTGAGATATCTTTCATCGAAACAAGCACTTTTTGATTTGGCTTCTTTCAGGCACTATTATCAG GAATCTTTAAATGTAAAACTAAATAGATCAAATATGAATAATCCATGGTTCGTCTTTGGTGTATCATATGCTGGAGCGCTGAGTGCATGGTTTCGCATAAAGTTTCCGCACCTTACTTGTGGAAGTCTTGCAAGTTCTGCCGTAGTTCTTGCTGTTTACAACTTTACAGAATTTGATAAGCAG ATCGGTGAATCTGCAGGTCCCGAATGCAAATCTGTGTTGCAAGAAATTACTCGTCTTGTTGATCAGAGGCTTGGAGCTAATGACAAAGCACTAAGGACATTATTCGGAGCAGCGGAG CTGTATAATGAAGGTGATTTCCTGTATTTTCTGGCGGATGCTGCAGTTACAGCA TTTCAATATGGAAATCCAGATAAACTCTGCATCCCTTTAATTGAAGCAAAGAAATCTGGAGAGGATTTGGTG GAAGCATATGCCACATATGTGAAAGAGTACTATATAAAGGGTCTTGGTGTCAGTGTTGAAACATATGATCAACAACATTTGAAGGAAACCACATTAACTAGTGATTCTGATCGATTGTGGTGGTTTCAAGTCTGCACAGAGGTTGCCTATTTTCAGGTTGCACCTTCAAATGATAGTATCAGGTCCACAAAAGTTGATACAAG ATACCACTTGGATCTCTGCAAAAATGTCTTTGGAGAAAGCATCTATCCTGATGTTTGCGCGACAAATTTGTGTTACGGAGGCACTAGAATTGGTG GGTCAAAAATAATCTTTACTAATGGATCGCAAGACCCATGGCGACATGCATCTAAACAAACTTCTTCACCCGAGA TGCCTTCATATATCATGAAATGTCATAACTGTGGCCATGGAACTGACATGCGTGGCTGCCCCCAATCTCCTCTGGTACCTGAAG GTGATTCCAAGAATTGCAGCTCCCCAGACGCTG
- the LOC142531085 gene encoding putative serine protease EDA2 isoform X3, whose protein sequence is MKQPAPGTAAASILLLLLKVTVSSIGASSPRLFQHTASKSKNYLTKEEFWFNQTIDHFSPYDRRQFGQRYYEYLDNFRIPDGPIFLKICGESACDGIVNDYLGVLAKKFGAALVSLEHRYYGKSSPFKSLTTENLRYLSSKQALFDLASFRHYYQIGESAGPECKSVLQEITRLVDQRLGANDKALRTLFGAAELYNEGDFLYFLADAAVTAFQYGNPDKLCIPLIEAKKSGEDLVEAYATYVKEYYIKGLGVSVETYDQQHLKETTLTSDSDRLWWFQVCTEVAYFQVAPSNDSIRSTKVDTRYHLDLCKNVFGESIYPDVCATNLCYGGTRIGGSKIIFTNGSQDPWRHASKQTSSPEMPSYIMKCHNCGHGTDMRGCPQSPLVPEGDSKNCSSPDAVNKVRQHIIEHIDLWLSQCQSSGRNLM, encoded by the exons ATGAAGCAACCGGCACCGGGGACAGCGGCGGCATCGATTTTATTGCTGCTTCTAAAGGTAACCGTTTCATCGATCGGTGCGTCTTCCCCTCGTCTTTTTCAGCATACGGCGTCCAAAAGCAAGAATTACTTGACCAAGGAAGAGTTCTGGTTCAATCAAACCATTGATCACTTCTCTCCTTAC GATCGCCGCCAATTCGGACAACGATATTATGAATATCTTGATAACTTTCGGATCCCTGATGGGCCAATATTTTTGAAGATCTGTGGAGAATCAGCTTGCGATGGGATAGTCAATGACTATTTGGGT GTCTTGGCCAAGAAGTTTGGTGCAGCTTTGGTTTCTCTTGAACATCGGTACTATGGAAAGAGTTCGCCTTTTAAATCATTGACCACAGAAAATTTGAGATATCTTTCATCGAAACAAGCACTTTTTGATTTGGCTTCTTTCAGGCACTATTATCAG ATCGGTGAATCTGCAGGTCCCGAATGCAAATCTGTGTTGCAAGAAATTACTCGTCTTGTTGATCAGAGGCTTGGAGCTAATGACAAAGCACTAAGGACATTATTCGGAGCAGCGGAG CTGTATAATGAAGGTGATTTCCTGTATTTTCTGGCGGATGCTGCAGTTACAGCA TTTCAATATGGAAATCCAGATAAACTCTGCATCCCTTTAATTGAAGCAAAGAAATCTGGAGAGGATTTGGTG GAAGCATATGCCACATATGTGAAAGAGTACTATATAAAGGGTCTTGGTGTCAGTGTTGAAACATATGATCAACAACATTTGAAGGAAACCACATTAACTAGTGATTCTGATCGATTGTGGTGGTTTCAAGTCTGCACAGAGGTTGCCTATTTTCAGGTTGCACCTTCAAATGATAGTATCAGGTCCACAAAAGTTGATACAAG ATACCACTTGGATCTCTGCAAAAATGTCTTTGGAGAAAGCATCTATCCTGATGTTTGCGCGACAAATTTGTGTTACGGAGGCACTAGAATTGGTG GGTCAAAAATAATCTTTACTAATGGATCGCAAGACCCATGGCGACATGCATCTAAACAAACTTCTTCACCCGAGA TGCCTTCATATATCATGAAATGTCATAACTGTGGCCATGGAACTGACATGCGTGGCTGCCCCCAATCTCCTCTGGTACCTGAAG GTGATTCCAAGAATTGCAGCTCCCCAGACGCTG